One region of Seriola aureovittata isolate HTS-2021-v1 ecotype China chromosome 15, ASM2101889v1, whole genome shotgun sequence genomic DNA includes:
- the rom1a gene encoding rod outer segment membrane protein 1a translates to MVVMKMKFPFEKRVKLAQGLWLLSWFATVAGAITFTLGCILKTELRRRAEVMDNSDIHVVPNTLMIVGLASLGINYFASKICQDALDTERFPRWKTILKPYFAVSCFFTVLMLLAVIMSYAMKGSLESSLKGGLRNGIRFYKDTDTPGRCFQKQNIDRLQMEFQCCGNSDFRDWFEVQWISNRYLDFSTKEVKDRIKSNVDGRYLVDGVPFSCCNPSSPRPCIQYQLTNNSAHYNYEYQTEELNIYLRGCREALVNYYMGLMNTIGAGVLSVFLLQGSVLVSLRFLQTAMEAVTGEENTEMETEGYLLEKSVKETIMEYLDPVLKFLLLTNQVEEGTTAAADPATA, encoded by the exons AtggtggtgatgaagatgaagttCCCCTTTGAGAAAAGGGTGAAGCTAGCCCAGGGACTGTGGCTCCTCTCCTGGTTTGCCACAGTGGCCGGGGCCATAACCTTCACCCTGGGGTGCATCCTTAAGACGGAGCTCCGCAGGAGGGCAGAg GTGATGGATAACTCAGACATACATGTTGTCCCCAACACCCTCATGATAGTTGGTCTGGCCTCTTTGGGTATCAACTACTTTGCTTCAAAGATCTGTCAAGATGCCCTGGACACCGAGCGGTTTCCTCGCTGGAAGACCATCTTGAAGCCCTACTTTGCCGTCTCTTGTTTCTTCACTGTCCTCATGCTGCTGGCTGTCATCATGAGCTATGCGATGAAGGGCAGTCTGGAGTCTTCTCTGAAGGGTGGCTTGAGGAACGGCATCCGCTTCTACAAGGACACAGACACCCCGGGCCGCTGCTTCCAGAAACAGAACATCGATCGCCTGCAGATGGAGTTTCAGTGCTGTGGAAACAGTGACTTCAGGGACTGGTTTGAGGTCCAGTGGATCAGCAACCGCTACCTTGATTTCAGCACCAAGGAAGTGAAAGA CCGCATCAAGAGCAACGTGGATGGCCGTTACTTGGTAGACGGTGTCCCGTTCAGTTGCTGCAACCCCAGCTCTCCACGGCCATGCATCCAGTATCAACTCACCAACAACTCAGCTCATTACAACTATGAATACCAGACTGAGGAGCTCAACATCTACCTCCGAGGCTGCAGAGAGGCCCTGGTCAACTACTACATGGGTCTGATGAACACCATTGGTGCTGGAGTGCTGTCAGTCTTCCTCTTACAG GGTTCTGTGCTGGTAAGCTTGCGGTTCCTGCAGACCGCCATGGAGGCGGTGACAGGggaggaaaacacagaaatggaGACAGAGGGGTACCTGCTGGAGAAAAGCGTGAAAGAAACCATCATGGAGTACCTCGACCCGGTGCTGAAGTTCCTCCTGCTCACAAACCAGGTGGAGGAGGGCACTACTGCAGCGGCCGACCCAGCTACCGCCTAA